A single genomic interval of Mustelus asterias chromosome 25, sMusAst1.hap1.1, whole genome shotgun sequence harbors:
- the blacat1 gene encoding uncharacterized protein blacat1, which produces MPQFTFACFCGLHGFCNSKKKKEEHGSERETSV; this is translated from the coding sequence ATGCCCCAGTTCACTTTTGCTTGCTTCTGTGGACTCCATGGCTTTTGCAATTCTAAGAAAAAGAAGGAAGAACATGGTTCTGAACGGGAAACATCTGTGTAA